One genomic window of Rubricoccus marinus includes the following:
- a CDS encoding replication initiation protein, which translates to MLIAGNNVEVKKHVGAIHVKGALLLLQRKAANALLLNAYDELPDDSVKEHTVRVSDLAAAIGYDSNDHETLKRTLEALVDLKITWNLLDPSGQREWGVGSFLASARIKGGVCRYAYPAPLRELLYNPQIYARVNLAVQTRFSSGPALALYENCLRFLKVGTTGWISLDDWRGLLGVGDGQYAEYKRFRSKVLTPSVKQVNEQSDIRIKMETRREKRRIAALRFSVERGPTLNEDALVGENGLAVVIDAAAEAPQTEALDLNVAVRNRLAEFGLTDAQASDLTAEFAADRVDRNLGFVEDKLASGGDVKNLAAYTVAAVRGDYERSGRAANRKRTTAQQKAAEKAAAAQQALFPSPAVVAVRSLGDEDDAENRQLDAATDALSDTDRAALDAEAVDLLRESGSGWWREIEKAVASGETDGLGIAVRSVLQVARRDVMRAREQ; encoded by the coding sequence ATGCTGATCGCCGGAAACAACGTCGAGGTCAAGAAGCACGTCGGGGCGATCCACGTCAAGGGCGCGCTCCTGCTGCTGCAGCGGAAGGCGGCCAACGCGCTCCTGCTCAACGCCTACGACGAGCTCCCGGACGACTCCGTCAAGGAGCACACCGTTCGGGTCTCCGACCTCGCCGCGGCGATCGGGTACGACTCGAACGACCACGAGACGCTCAAGCGGACGCTCGAGGCGCTCGTCGACCTCAAGATCACCTGGAACCTGCTCGACCCCTCGGGGCAGCGGGAGTGGGGGGTCGGGTCGTTCCTGGCCTCGGCCCGGATCAAGGGTGGCGTGTGCCGATACGCTTATCCGGCCCCGCTCCGCGAGCTGCTCTACAACCCCCAGATCTACGCCCGGGTCAACCTCGCCGTCCAGACCCGGTTCAGCTCGGGCCCCGCGCTCGCGCTCTACGAGAACTGCCTCCGCTTCCTGAAAGTGGGGACGACGGGCTGGATCAGCCTCGACGACTGGCGGGGGCTGCTCGGGGTCGGCGACGGGCAGTACGCCGAGTACAAGAGGTTCCGGTCGAAGGTGCTCACGCCGTCGGTCAAGCAAGTCAACGAGCAGAGCGACATCCGCATCAAGATGGAGACGCGGCGGGAGAAGCGCCGGATCGCCGCGCTCCGGTTTTCGGTCGAGCGCGGCCCCACCCTGAACGAGGACGCTCTGGTGGGGGAGAACGGGCTGGCGGTCGTGATCGACGCGGCTGCCGAGGCGCCCCAGACCGAAGCCCTGGATCTGAACGTGGCCGTCCGGAACCGGCTCGCGGAGTTCGGTTTGACGGACGCTCAGGCGTCTGACCTCACGGCCGAGTTCGCCGCCGACCGGGTCGACCGGAACCTGGGGTTCGTCGAGGACAAGCTAGCCTCGGGCGGCGACGTCAAGAACCTGGCCGCGTACACCGTTGCCGCTGTCCGCGGCGACTACGAGCGGAGCGGCCGGGCGGCGAACCGGAAGCGGACGACCGCGCAGCAGAAGGCGGCCGAGAAGGCTGCGGCCGCGCAGCAGGCCCTCTTCCCGTCACCGGCCGTCGTCGCCGTCCGGTCCCTCGGGGACGAGGACGACGCCGAGAACCGCCAGCTCGACGCGGCGACCGACGCGCTCTCGGACACGGACCGGGCCGCGCTCGACGCCGAGGCCGTCGACCTGCTCCGGGAGTCCGGGAGCGGGTGGTGGCGCGAGATCGAGAAGGCCGTGGCGTCGGGCGAGACCGACGGCCTCGGAATCGCCGTCCGGTCTGTGCTCCAGGTGGCTCGGCGGGATGTGATGCGGGCACGAGAGCAGTGA
- a CDS encoding AbrB/MazE/SpoVT family DNA-binding domain-containing protein yields the protein MPSTRIGRRGQITVPKAVRQSMGLAVGDRVAFVERGGEVVLRPVRQSLRDLRGSVPVDGPQDFDAVRDATRRVRSERLTRDAGSANADGETDAD from the coding sequence ATGCCCTCAACCCGAATCGGCCGCCGAGGCCAGATCACTGTCCCGAAGGCCGTTCGCCAGTCGATGGGCCTCGCCGTCGGCGACCGCGTCGCGTTCGTCGAGCGCGGTGGCGAGGTCGTCCTGCGGCCTGTCCGCCAGTCGCTCCGCGACCTCCGAGGCTCGGTCCCGGTCGACGGACCTCAAGACTTCGACGCCGTCCGCGACGCCACTCGACGCGTCCGTTCGGAGCGTCTGACACGGGACGCCGGTTCTGCAAACGCCGATGGCGAGACCGATGCCGACTGA
- a CDS encoding plasmid mobilization protein produces the protein MPPSEPESSRAEDETSPAHEPAAQRGRRRGGRPKKAEATGRTSRVHVLLTAAEKARVRREASAGGLSISEYARRRMLGRSVVPRVDADAERQLRRIGVNLNQLARVANTSGQVERGDELDLLVTELRRTIAGLRGGSTPLADP, from the coding sequence ATGCCCCCATCCGAACCCGAGAGCAGCCGCGCCGAAGACGAGACATCTCCGGCCCACGAGCCTGCTGCCCAGCGCGGCCGACGACGAGGCGGGCGGCCGAAGAAGGCCGAGGCCACCGGCCGGACGTCCAGAGTCCACGTGCTGCTGACGGCGGCTGAAAAGGCGCGCGTCCGACGGGAAGCGTCGGCGGGCGGTCTCTCGATCTCGGAGTACGCCCGGCGACGGATGCTGGGCCGCTCAGTGGTCCCGCGCGTGGACGCCGACGCCGAGCGCCAGCTGCGCCGGATCGGCGTCAACCTCAACCAGCTCGCTCGCGTCGCGAACACGAGCGGGCAGGTCGAACGCGGGGACGAGCTCGACCTGCTGGTCACCGAGCTCCGGCGGACCATCGCGGGTCTCCGAGGCGGGAGTACGCCTCTGGCGGACCCGTGA
- a CDS encoding relaxase/mobilization nuclease domain-containing protein produces MIGAASTGASFQALGTYLVGDESRVGWVETRNTLARDPRAVVAEMERDVALSRSRVEKPVYHLALSFDPTDAPTRDELRGAVDRTLQDLGLGDHPALVVAHTDTDHAHVHVMVSRVGADGKAWSTSFSNRRLRTSIETQERELGVRWTGRNAELTRAPSVERGTADVPTAETPSGRDRGFAADVRSRALADLRTATSWRDLDARLAAHGLRVERKGRGAVVTDGTREAKLSSVSRSVSRPKLEARFGPLRAHEEDREVLPRHVEESGTRRTAPSLASSRTRSGRSPRRSGAALRIGKGIVRSVDLDGGQSGDERIARAPKTVASRSVRRVGRRAAKRVVVGSARTLTQRTLARRSAHRDLRPGGRLDRLAAMVAERSRLARLKGQWGAVLGLGTRERERAATQLAGLRDTAERSGQSFVKALGSVYADPSAAAHAFSRAAVRDGLASTAERMAAAPDSFGPLRTEKRPGLGGAFRSASDGPARAAAPAAAERGAAYVRSNDAYAAASRQREAPSPLAAAAGRRESRARAVLFAGKSGPGSRGKLHSLDGRIGRAFQRLGQQPDPASRTAASARRTAKVARSASVRLGSVGLGVATAAARSVVRGLGR; encoded by the coding sequence GTGATCGGAGCCGCGAGCACGGGCGCCAGCTTCCAGGCCCTCGGGACCTACCTCGTCGGCGACGAGAGTCGGGTCGGGTGGGTCGAGACGCGGAACACGCTGGCCCGCGACCCCCGCGCGGTCGTGGCCGAGATGGAGCGGGACGTGGCCCTGTCGCGGAGCCGGGTCGAGAAGCCGGTCTACCACCTCGCCCTGTCGTTCGACCCGACCGATGCCCCGACGCGGGACGAGCTCCGGGGCGCCGTCGACCGGACGCTCCAGGACCTCGGGCTGGGCGACCACCCCGCCCTCGTCGTCGCCCACACCGACACGGACCACGCCCACGTCCACGTGATGGTCAGCCGAGTCGGGGCCGACGGAAAGGCGTGGTCCACGTCGTTCTCCAACCGACGACTCCGGACATCCATCGAGACTCAGGAGCGCGAGCTCGGCGTCCGGTGGACCGGGCGAAACGCCGAGCTCACACGAGCGCCCTCCGTGGAGCGTGGCACGGCCGACGTCCCCACGGCGGAGACGCCGTCGGGGCGGGACCGCGGGTTCGCCGCGGACGTCCGGTCGCGGGCGCTCGCCGACCTCCGGACGGCGACGAGCTGGCGCGACCTCGACGCCCGGCTGGCGGCGCACGGGCTCCGCGTCGAGCGGAAGGGCCGCGGGGCCGTCGTGACCGACGGGACGCGGGAGGCCAAGCTGTCGTCGGTCTCCCGGTCCGTCAGTCGGCCGAAGTTGGAGGCCCGGTTCGGCCCGCTCCGTGCGCATGAGGAGGACCGAGAGGTCCTACCACGGCACGTCGAAGAGTCAGGCACCCGGCGCACGGCTCCATCCCTCGCGTCGTCACGGACGCGATCAGGTCGGTCGCCCCGACGGTCCGGTGCCGCCCTCCGGATCGGAAAGGGGATTGTCCGGTCGGTCGACCTCGACGGCGGGCAGAGTGGCGACGAGCGTATCGCGCGGGCTCCGAAGACCGTGGCGTCCCGATCCGTGCGACGCGTGGGACGGCGAGCGGCGAAGCGCGTCGTGGTCGGGAGCGCGAGGACCCTCACCCAGCGCACGCTCGCCAGACGGTCCGCGCATCGCGACCTCCGCCCCGGCGGCCGTCTCGACCGACTCGCGGCCATGGTCGCCGAGCGCAGCCGGCTCGCCCGGCTGAAGGGCCAGTGGGGGGCTGTACTCGGACTGGGGACTCGGGAGCGGGAACGAGCCGCCACCCAACTCGCCGGTCTTCGCGACACGGCGGAGCGGTCTGGGCAGTCGTTCGTGAAGGCTCTCGGGTCGGTTTATGCCGACCCCTCCGCCGCCGCTCACGCCTTCTCCCGCGCCGCCGTGCGCGACGGCCTCGCGTCGACGGCCGAACGGATGGCGGCGGCCCCAGACTCGTTCGGCCCCCTCCGCACCGAGAAGCGGCCCGGACTAGGGGGTGCGTTCCGCTCCGCCTCGGACGGCCCAGCACGCGCGGCGGCTCCGGCGGCGGCGGAAAGAGGGGCGGCGTACGTCCGCTCCAACGACGCCTACGCCGCGGCGAGCCGTCAGCGCGAGGCTCCGTCCCCGCTGGCGGCGGCGGCCGGACGCCGGGAGTCCCGTGCGCGCGCCGTGCTCTTCGCTGGGAAGAGCGGGCCGGGCTCTCGCGGCAAGCTCCACTCGCTCGATGGCAGGATCGGACGTGCCTTCCAGCGTCTCGGGCAGCAACCCGATCCGGCGTCGAGGACGGCCGCGAGCGCTCGGCGGACGGCGAAGGTCGCGCGCTCGGCCAGCGTTCGTCTTGGGAGCGTAGGGCTCGGCGTCGCGACGGCGGCTGCCCGGTCAGTCGTTCGTGGCCTCGGGCGTTGA
- a CDS encoding ribbon-helix-helix domain-containing protein, with protein MPASPPSRYVRKQFSVTPEQDRALKRWSRELGVSEAELVRRALDAALADGSVTLPAGSPLDELLAHTRELGDGRRLEGGWDREGLYDDRGYQRDRDDAAGA; from the coding sequence ATGCCTGCCTCCCCCCCCAGCCGGTACGTCCGCAAGCAGTTCAGCGTCACCCCCGAACAGGACCGGGCGCTCAAGCGCTGGAGCCGAGAGCTCGGTGTGTCCGAGGCCGAGCTCGTCCGCCGGGCGCTCGACGCCGCGCTCGCCGACGGTTCAGTTACCTTACCTGCTGGTTCGCCACTCGACGAGCTTCTCGCTCATACTAGAGAACTCGGCGACGGTCGCCGCCTGGAGGGTGGGTGGGACCGCGAGGGCCTCTATGACGACCGGGGCTACCAGCGCGATCGCGACGACGCGGCCGGGGCGTAG
- a CDS encoding PIN domain-containing protein, with protein MAQYLLDTNVLVYGIDSRDPDKQDRALDVLARVGRPGPTGPSATLPAQALAEFSRVTMFRLRPPVPPDRVYHQIGLYERTFPVVPLTPAVVLEAVRGVRDHQFPYYDAQIWAAAKLNQVPVVLSEDFASGSTVEGVTFVNPFDPAFDTSEL; from the coding sequence GTGGCCCAGTACCTCCTCGACACAAACGTTCTCGTCTACGGCATCGACAGTCGCGACCCTGATAAGCAGGACCGCGCGCTCGATGTACTCGCCCGCGTTGGTCGGCCAGGACCGACCGGTCCGTCGGCTACGCTCCCAGCTCAGGCCCTCGCCGAGTTCTCGCGCGTCACCATGTTCCGGCTCAGGCCGCCGGTCCCACCCGACCGCGTCTACCACCAGATCGGCCTCTACGAGCGGACCTTCCCGGTCGTCCCGTTGACTCCGGCCGTCGTGCTGGAGGCGGTCCGGGGCGTCCGGGACCACCAGTTCCCGTACTACGACGCGCAGATCTGGGCGGCGGCCAAGCTGAACCAGGTGCCCGTCGTGCTCAGCGAGGACTTCGCCTCGGGCTCGACCGTCGAGGGCGTCACGTTCGTCAACCCGTTCGATCCGGCTTTCGATACCAGCGAGTTGTAA
- a CDS encoding M23 family metallopeptidase, which translates to MGAWGGEETRPERRPPADRESRWTERADGGPGRFPAQENTTCPLPIAGPLVHEKAPFRRVDGHGARKGKGACPLAARFGAVALWTRPSPLLPESPDTSPDTTLTSDGGGRVNQVRAALHAAAQSPWPSSFSVLRAAVGGASSRRRGGVARALRIAGALSLSVLALSAARPHHGPLGQAFVSVGSAFDRVRSAEGEDGTPPGPAEVELLPPAREASGVPASTVKRRRPTGARRLRGPVGLPVRGPVSSPFGPRVHPVSGRWSVHRGVDLAVPVGTPVHATGAGRVAAAGVRSGYGLTVEVAHAGATLSTLYAHLDAVPAGVEVGAVVRRGTVVGWSGGVGPRAGVSTGPHVHYEVRVGGVAVDVLSVTRSHRTQRLARKRPTDRHEWEARRHSTRAGIRPGPPDRGIP; encoded by the coding sequence ATGGGGGCATGGGGAGGGGAAGAGACACGGCCTGAGCGTCGGCCACCGGCCGACCGCGAAAGCCGTTGGACGGAGAGAGCCGACGGTGGACCGGGACGTTTTCCTGCACAGGAAAACACTACTTGCCCGCTGCCCATAGCCGGACCGTTGGTACACGAGAAGGCGCCGTTTCGACGGGTGGACGGACACGGGGCGAGGAAAGGGAAAGGGGCCTGTCCGCTCGCGGCCCGGTTCGGCGCTGTTGCTCTTTGGACCCGCCCTTCCCCCTTGCTTCCAGAGAGCCCCGACACCTCGCCCGACACGACCCTCACATCCGACGGTGGAGGCCGGGTGAATCAGGTCCGTGCGGCTCTCCACGCTGCGGCTCAGTCGCCCTGGCCGAGCTCGTTCTCCGTCCTCCGCGCAGCGGTCGGCGGGGCCTCGTCTCGTCGTAGAGGAGGGGTCGCCCGAGCCCTCCGGATCGCGGGCGCCCTGTCGCTCTCGGTCCTCGCACTTTCAGCGGCGCGGCCACATCACGGTCCCCTCGGCCAAGCCTTCGTCAGCGTCGGCAGCGCCTTCGATCGGGTCCGCTCAGCTGAGGGCGAAGACGGCACCCCACCCGGACCCGCGGAGGTCGAACTCTTGCCACCAGCGAGAGAGGCCAGTGGGGTGCCAGCGAGCACAGTGAAACGCCGGCGACCGACCGGTGCTCGGCGTCTGCGGGGTCCGGTCGGCCTCCCCGTCCGGGGTCCTGTCTCGTCGCCGTTCGGGCCGCGCGTCCACCCCGTCTCCGGCCGCTGGTCGGTCCATCGGGGCGTCGACTTGGCCGTGCCCGTCGGGACTCCGGTCCATGCGACGGGGGCTGGACGTGTTGCGGCCGCTGGAGTGCGCTCGGGCTACGGGCTCACCGTCGAGGTCGCCCACGCGGGCGCCACCCTGTCCACGCTCTACGCGCACCTCGACGCCGTACCCGCCGGAGTCGAAGTCGGTGCGGTCGTCCGGCGGGGTACCGTCGTCGGGTGGAGCGGGGGCGTCGGTCCCCGAGCCGGTGTGTCGACGGGGCCGCATGTCCACTACGAGGTCCGAGTCGGCGGGGTGGCCGTCGACGTGCTGTCTGTCACGCGCTCGCACCGGACACAGAGGCTCGCTCGAAAGCGACCGACTGACCGGCACGAATGGGAGGCGAGACGACACAGCACCCGTGCTGGAATCCGCCCCGGTCCTCCTGACAGAGGCATTCCATGA
- a CDS encoding 7-cyano-7-deazaguanine synthase gives MTHTDHVATVVFDEVGGDGLLLKPGANLKHGLPNFEEQFGAPTSLEEDLLVLASAIFACDLAFKRGEREAITRRIRLTVPVVNTAAFERVRRELQFALWTLSHDAWDVRFTAREGTPEANGAFQAGSPGKALLFSGGLDSFAAAVKFGDAGETVKLVSHVTANRAVSSSQENLLAHLDDRYPGQFERAAFRVSGFDRSSVGLPFPSDSDREETQRTRSFLFLSLAALVARRNRIQDVVMIAENGQMAIHLPLTAARISAFSTHTAHPEFVATMGPIMSKLLGYPIEITNPFLYLTKAEVVSDVVRDHADQLAHAVSCWKASRVRKDYNHCGYCVPCLIRRVSIEAHGTALPEYARDLLTEDVGDLRPDDDGKRNLVELCEFVATIDGRSQAALEDEYPDLINEHIDPVEAIGMYKRFATEAKAVFSSYPNVAKLF, from the coding sequence GTGACCCACACCGATCACGTCGCGACCGTCGTCTTCGACGAGGTGGGAGGGGACGGCCTATTGCTGAAGCCGGGGGCCAACCTCAAACACGGCCTGCCGAACTTCGAGGAGCAGTTCGGGGCGCCGACGAGCCTCGAAGAAGACCTCCTCGTCTTGGCTTCGGCCATCTTCGCGTGCGACCTCGCGTTCAAGAGGGGCGAGCGCGAGGCCATCACCCGGCGGATCCGCCTGACAGTCCCGGTCGTGAATACGGCCGCGTTCGAGCGGGTCCGCCGAGAGCTCCAATTCGCGCTCTGGACGCTTAGCCACGATGCGTGGGACGTTCGATTCACGGCGCGGGAGGGGACACCCGAGGCGAACGGCGCCTTCCAAGCGGGGTCACCAGGGAAAGCCCTCCTGTTCTCGGGCGGGCTGGACTCTTTCGCCGCCGCGGTCAAATTCGGTGACGCCGGGGAGACCGTGAAGCTCGTGAGTCACGTCACGGCCAACCGGGCGGTCTCGTCCTCCCAGGAGAACCTGCTCGCCCATTTGGACGACCGGTACCCCGGTCAGTTCGAACGGGCAGCGTTCCGCGTCAGCGGGTTCGACCGGAGCTCCGTCGGGCTCCCGTTCCCCTCAGACTCGGACCGTGAGGAGACCCAGCGCACGAGGTCGTTCCTCTTCCTGTCGCTCGCGGCCTTAGTTGCCCGGCGAAACCGGATACAGGACGTCGTCATGATCGCGGAGAACGGCCAGATGGCGATCCACCTCCCCCTGACCGCCGCACGGATCAGCGCGTTCTCGACTCACACGGCGCACCCCGAGTTCGTCGCGACCATGGGACCGATCATGAGCAAGCTCCTCGGGTACCCCATCGAGATCACGAACCCTTTCCTCTATCTCACGAAGGCCGAGGTAGTCTCGGACGTGGTCCGGGACCACGCGGACCAGCTCGCCCACGCCGTGAGTTGCTGGAAGGCGTCCCGCGTGCGCAAGGACTACAACCACTGCGGGTACTGTGTCCCCTGCCTCATCAGGAGGGTCTCGATCGAGGCCCACGGTACGGCCCTCCCCGAGTACGCCAGAGACCTGCTCACAGAGGACGTCGGAGACCTCAGACCGGACGACGACGGGAAACGGAATCTGGTGGAGCTCTGCGAGTTCGTTGCGACCATCGATGGGCGCAGCCAGGCGGCGTTGGAGGACGAGTACCCCGACCTCATCAACGAGCACATCGACCCGGTCGAGGCCATCGGGATGTACAAGCGGTTTGCCACCGAAGCCAAAGCCGTGTTCTCCTCCTACCCGAACGTCGCGAAGCTCTTCTGA
- a CDS encoding alpha/beta fold hydrolase — protein MNMNYVRKGTGPPLLLVHGLGGTWRSWETVLDALAAERDVIAPDLPGFGETPPLDGEVS, from the coding sequence ATGAACATGAACTACGTCCGTAAGGGGACCGGCCCCCCGCTCCTCCTCGTCCACGGGCTCGGCGGCACGTGGCGCTCCTGGGAGACGGTCCTCGACGCCCTCGCCGCCGAGCGCGACGTGATCGCCCCGGACCTCCCCGGCTTCGGCGAGACGCCGCCGCTCGACGGCGAGGTCTCC
- a CDS encoding PIN domain-containing protein: MPTDRPPTSASASAETGEVRGPLFLDTNVFLRYLTNDVPEQADRVEALLDRAEAGEVRLVTSVLVMAEVVWTLGSFYGRTKPQVRDAVLVLCHTPGLDVEDADGIVQAAEWHAEKNVDFADAYHATWALARGLTDVRTFNLKHFRRFDGLDAQEPS, translated from the coding sequence ATGCCGACTGACCGCCCGCCCACGAGCGCGTCGGCCAGCGCGGAGACCGGCGAGGTTCGCGGCCCGCTCTTCCTCGACACCAACGTCTTCCTCCGCTACCTCACGAACGACGTGCCGGAGCAGGCCGACCGCGTCGAAGCCTTGCTCGACCGGGCCGAGGCCGGCGAGGTCCGCCTCGTCACCTCGGTCCTGGTCATGGCCGAGGTCGTCTGGACCCTCGGGTCGTTCTACGGCCGGACCAAACCCCAAGTCCGCGACGCCGTCCTGGTCCTCTGCCACACCCCAGGGCTCGATGTCGAGGACGCCGACGGGATCGTCCAGGCCGCCGAGTGGCACGCCGAGAAGAACGTCGACTTCGCCGACGCCTACCACGCGACGTGGGCGCTCGCGCGCGGGCTCACGGACGTCCGGACGTTCAACCTCAAGCACTTCCGGCGGTTCGACGGGCTCGATGCCCAAGAGCCATCCTGA
- a CDS encoding site-specific integrase codes for MSSDLVPLDVAYLPAALAADAESARRFAEAARSDATLRAYRSDWADFAAWCGDRQLVAMPATPETVALYIASRAGAGPDGDNGRPTAPLKVATLERRMAAISQAHKLAGVESPALRSREPLHSVWAGVVRTLGAAREKVAPALAADVVAMATACDEAVRLGEADPEAAMGTALRGRRDKAMLLLGFAAALRRSELAAVRTEHLSFTPDGLRLLIPKSKSDQEGAGQVVGVAYGSRAETCPVRAVRSYLAAASRELADQGRPSPLSGPVFRSVDRWGRLGRKAITGRTVANVVKAYAEAAGLDPTLYAGHSLRAGFATTAARAGKPDRAIQKQTRHKSAAMLAEYVREGRLFDENASEGIGL; via the coding sequence TTGTCCTCCGACCTTGTCCCTCTCGACGTCGCCTACCTGCCCGCCGCGCTCGCGGCTGACGCCGAGTCCGCCCGCCGGTTCGCCGAGGCGGCCCGGTCCGACGCGACCCTCCGGGCGTACCGCTCCGACTGGGCCGACTTCGCCGCGTGGTGCGGGGACCGCCAGCTCGTGGCCATGCCGGCGACGCCTGAGACCGTCGCCTTATATATAGCGTCCCGCGCCGGGGCCGGACCCGACGGCGATAACGGGCGGCCGACGGCGCCGCTCAAGGTGGCCACGCTCGAGCGCCGGATGGCGGCGATTAGCCAGGCCCACAAGCTGGCCGGCGTCGAGAGCCCGGCATTGAGGTCCCGCGAGCCGCTCCACTCCGTGTGGGCCGGCGTCGTGCGCACGCTCGGCGCGGCGCGCGAGAAGGTGGCCCCCGCGCTCGCGGCCGACGTGGTCGCGATGGCCACCGCCTGCGACGAGGCCGTCCGCCTCGGGGAGGCCGACCCCGAGGCGGCGATGGGGACTGCGCTCCGGGGCCGGCGCGACAAGGCGATGCTGCTCCTGGGCTTCGCCGCGGCGCTCCGGCGGAGCGAGCTCGCGGCCGTGCGGACCGAGCACCTCTCGTTCACGCCCGACGGGCTGAGGCTCCTCATCCCGAAGTCCAAAAGCGACCAGGAGGGCGCGGGCCAGGTCGTCGGCGTGGCCTACGGGAGCCGGGCCGAGACGTGCCCCGTGCGCGCGGTGCGGTCGTACCTCGCCGCGGCCAGCCGGGAGCTGGCGGATCAGGGACGGCCGTCCCCCCTCTCAGGACCCGTCTTCCGGTCGGTGGACCGCTGGGGCCGACTCGGACGCAAAGCGATCACAGGGCGGACGGTCGCGAACGTGGTCAAGGCCTACGCCGAGGCGGCCGGCCTCGACCCGACGCTCTACGCGGGTCACTCGCTGAGGGCGGGGTTCGCCACGACGGCCGCCCGCGCGGGTAAGCCCGACCGGGCCATCCAGAAGCAGACCCGGCACAAGAGCGCCGCCATGCTCGCCGAGTACGTCCGCGAGGGACGGCTCTTCGACGAGAACGCCTCCGAGGGGATCGGGCTGTAG